The nucleotide sequence ATCGCCCCGGCGCGGGCTGCCTGCAACGTGCCGCCGACGCCGGTTTGGAATGTGCCCTGGTCAACCACCAGGACTACGATGGGCGTGCGAATTTCGAACGCGCGCTGATGCAAGAAATCGATCGCTATCAGCCAACCCTATTGGTGTTGGCGGGTTTCATGCGCATTCTAGAGGCGCCCTTTGTCAATCACTACGCCGGGCGCATGCTCAACATTCACCCGTCGTTGCTGCCCAAATACAAGGGCCTGAATACCCATCAGCGTGCGATTGATGCCGGCGATTGTGCGGCCGGCGTCAGTGTCCACTTGGTCACCGCCGAATTGGACGGTGGCCCGGTCATCGGTCAACGCCAGGTGCCGATTGAACCGGACGACAGCGCCCAAGCGTTGGCGTCGCGAGTACTGGTCGCCGAACACCAGCTTTACCCCGCGGTGATTCGTGCGGTGCTGAGCGGGGACTTGGTATTCGCGGGCGGCGGACCCACCTTTAAAGGCCAACCGATCG is from Litorivicinus lipolyticus and encodes:
- the purN gene encoding phosphoribosylglycinamide formyltransferase, whose product is MSIVVLASGGGSNFQALLDDPVIAAKLSALVCNRPGAGCLQRAADAGLECALVNHQDYDGRANFERALMQEIDRYQPTLLVLAGFMRILEAPFVNHYAGRMLNIHPSLLPKYKGLNTHQRAIDAGDCAAGVSVHLVTAELDGGPVIGQRQVPIEPDDSAQALASRVLVAEHQLYPAVIRAVLSGDLVFAGGGPTFKGQPIAQPLPF